In the genome of Acidobacteriota bacterium, the window GTCACACCGAGTTCCTCGAGCAGCTCCTCGCGATCGAAGTTCAAGCGACCGAGCAGCGGAGGTGGGACACACGGATGCGGCTCGCGAACTTCCCAGCGCCGTGGACGATCAACGATTTCGACTTCACCGCCCAGCCATCAATCGACGAAGCGTTGATCCGTGAACTCGCAACGGCCCGTTTCCTCGACGACGCAACCAACGTCCTGTTCATCGGGCCACCCGGAGTCGGGAAAACGATGCTCGCCATAGCCCTCGGTCACGCAGCCGTCGACCAAGGACACCGGGTGTACTACACAACCGCAGCCGACCTCGCAGCACGGTGCCGCAAAGCCGCATTGGAAGGCAGATGGGCCGCAACGATACGGTTCTTCTCGGGACCGGGCGTCCTCATAATCGACGAGCTGGGGTTCCTCCCCATGCCAGCCGAAGACGCCGCAGCCCTGTTCCAAGTCATCACCAGGAGGTACCTGAAAGGCTCCGTGATCTTGACCACGAACAGGGGAGTCGCCTCGTGGGGAGACATCTTCTCAGACACCACCATCGCAGCCGCCATGTTGGACCGGCTGCTGCACAAGAGCGTCGTTTTCAACATCGACGGCGACTCCTACCGCCTCAGAGCCCACCAAGCCGCCAACCAGAAATTCCGCCCAAAAGGAGGAAACAGCTAACCTTCAAACCCGACCCAAGGTGAGGAATTTCGATGAGCAACCTTGGGGAATTTCAGTGAGCGCCATCAGAGCAGCCCAGGACCAAGCCGCATGTGACGGGGCCCCGGTAGTGAGTCCAG includes:
- a CDS encoding ATP-binding protein, which encodes MSKDSLYQQLRAHLAYLKLSAAAEALPARLDAARDTNIGHTEFLEQLLAIEVQATEQRRWDTRMRLANFPAPWTINDFDFTAQPSIDEALIRELATARFLDDATNVLFIGPPGVGKTMLAIALGHAAVDQGHRVYYTTAADLAARCRKAALEGRWAATIRFFSGPGVLIIDELGFLPMPAEDAAALFQVITRRYLKGSVILTTNRGVASWGDIFSDTTIAAAMLDRLLHKSVVFNIDGDSYRLRAHQAANQKFRPKGGNS